The Rhinoderma darwinii isolate aRhiDar2 chromosome 11, aRhiDar2.hap1, whole genome shotgun sequence genome window below encodes:
- the LOC142663088 gene encoding histone H2A type 1-like: MSGRGKQGGKVRAKAKTRSSRAGLQFPVGRVHRLLRKGNYAQRVGAGAPVYMAAVLEYLTAEILELAGNAARDNKKTRIIPRHLQLAVRNDEELNKLLGGVTIAQGGVLPNIQAVLLPKKTESSKSAKSK; the protein is encoded by the coding sequence ATGTCTGGACGCGGTAAACAAGGAGGCAAAGTGCGGGCTAAAGCCAAGACCCGCTCATCCCGGGCAGGACTTCAGTTCCCTGTTGGTCGTGTGCACAGACTTCTCCGCAAGGGCAACTACGCTCAGAGGGTCGGTGCCGGCGCTCCGGTTTACATGGCCGCTGTGCTGGAATATCTGACCGCTGAGATCCTGGAACTGGCTGGAAATGCCGCCCGGGACAACAAGAAGACCCGAATCATCCCCCGTCACCTGCAGCTGGCCGTGCGCAATGACGAGGAGCTCAACAAGCTGCTGGGTGGTGTGACCATCGCTCAGGGAGGCGTCCTGCCCAACATCCAGGCCGTTCTGCTGCCCAAGAAGACCGAGAGCAGCAAAAGCGCCAAGAGCAAGTGA
- the LOC142663459 gene encoding histone H1.11R-like isoform X2 → MAETAPAAAVPPAEPAAKSKKQPKKPAAGGAKKTKKPSGPSVSELIVKAVSASKERSGVSLAALKKALAAGGYDVDKNNSRLKMALKTLVTKETLLQVKGSGASGSFKLNKKQQETKDKAAKKKPAAAAKSPKKTPAKSLTKAKRPAAAKKVAKSPKKPKPAPKKITKSPAKKAAKPKAAKTAKSPAKKAAKSPAKKAPKAAKSPAKKASKSRKTVAKK, encoded by the exons ATGGCAGAGACCGCACCAGCCGCCGCTGTCCCTCCCGCCGAGCCGGCCGCCAAATCCAAGAAGCAGCcgaaaaaacctgcagcagggGGCGCCAAGAAAACCAAAAAACCCTCCGGTCCCAGCGTGTCAGAGCTCATCGTGAAAGCCGTGTCCGCCTCCAAAGAGCGCAGTGGGGTGTCTCTGGCCGCCCTGAAGAAGGCTCTGGCTGCTGGAGGATACGATGTAGACAAGAACAACAGCCGCCTGAAGATGGCGCTCAAGACTCTGGTGACCAAGGAAACCCTGCTCCAGGTGAAAGGCAGCGGCGCCTCCGGCTCCTTCAAGCTGAACAAGAAGCAGCAGGAGACTAAGGACAAGGCGGCCAAGAAGAAGCCGGCGGCTGCTGCCAAATCCCCGAAGAAGACTCCGGCCAAGAGCCTGACAAAGGCCAAGAGGCCTGCCGCTGCCAAGAAGGTGGCGAAGAGCCCCAAGAAGCCAAAACCTGCCCCCAAGAAAATAACAAAGAGCCCAGCAAAGAAGGCGGCCAAGcccaaagctgccaaga ctgccaagagtccggctaagaaagctgccaagagtccggcaaAGAAAGCGcccaaagctgccaagagtccggctaagaaagcgTCTAAATCCAGGAAGACCGTGGCGAAGAAATAA
- the LOC142663089 gene encoding histone H2B 1.1, which yields MPEPAKSAPAPKKGSKKAVTKTQKKDGKKRRKSRKESYAIYVYKVLKQVHPDTGISSKAMGIMNSFVNDIFERIAGEASRLAHYNKRSTITSREIQTAVRLLLPGELAKHAVSEGTKAVTKYTSAK from the coding sequence ATGCCTGAGCCCGCCAAGTCTGCCCCGGCGCCCAAGAAGGGCTCCAAGAAAGCCGTGACCAAGACACAGAAGAAGGACGGCAAGAAGCGGAGAAAGAGCAGGAAGGAGAGCTACGCCATTTACGTGTACAAGGTGCTCAAGCAGGTCCACCCTGACACCGGCATCTCGTCCAAGGCCATGGGCATCATGAACtccttcgtcaatgacatcttcgagCGCATCGCAGGGGAAGCCTCCCGCCTGGCTCACTACAACAAGCGCTCCACCATCACCTCCCGGGAGATCCAGACTGCCGTGCGCCTGCTGCTGCCTGGAGAGCTGGCCAAGCACGCCGTGTCCGAGGGCACCAAGGCCGTCACCAAGTACACCAGCGCCAAGTAA
- the LOC142663459 gene encoding histone H1.11R-like isoform X1, with amino-acid sequence MAETAPAAAVPPAEPAAKSKKQPKKPAAGGAKKTKKPSGPSVSELIVKAVSASKERSGVSLAALKKALAAGGYDVDKNNSRLKMALKTLVTKETLLQVKGSGASGSFKLNKKQQETKDKAAKKKPAAAAKSPKKTPAKSLTKAKRPAAAKKVAKSPKKPKPAPKKITKSPAKKAAKPKAAKSPAKKTPKAAKSPAKKAAKSPAKKAAKSPAKKAPKAAKSPAKKASKSRKTVAKK; translated from the coding sequence ATGGCAGAGACCGCACCAGCCGCCGCTGTCCCTCCCGCCGAGCCGGCCGCCAAATCCAAGAAGCAGCcgaaaaaacctgcagcagggGGCGCCAAGAAAACCAAAAAACCCTCCGGTCCCAGCGTGTCAGAGCTCATCGTGAAAGCCGTGTCCGCCTCCAAAGAGCGCAGTGGGGTGTCTCTGGCCGCCCTGAAGAAGGCTCTGGCTGCTGGAGGATACGATGTAGACAAGAACAACAGCCGCCTGAAGATGGCGCTCAAGACTCTGGTGACCAAGGAAACCCTGCTCCAGGTGAAAGGCAGCGGCGCCTCCGGCTCCTTCAAGCTGAACAAGAAGCAGCAGGAGACTAAGGACAAGGCGGCCAAGAAGAAGCCGGCGGCTGCTGCCAAATCCCCGAAGAAGACTCCGGCCAAGAGCCTGACAAAGGCCAAGAGGCCTGCCGCTGCCAAGAAGGTGGCGAAGAGCCCCAAGAAGCCAAAACCTGCCCCCAAGAAAATAACAAAGAGCCCAGCAAAGAAGGCGGCCAAGcccaaagctgccaagagtccggctaagaaaacgcccaaagctgccaagagtccggctaagaaagctgccaagagtccggctaagaaagctgccaagagtccggcaaAGAAAGCGcccaaagctgccaagagtccggctaagaaagcgTCTAAATCCAGGAAGACCGTGGCGAAGAAATAA
- the LOC142663087 gene encoding histone H3-like, whose product MISLTPPVVQAASGHHVNRCPPLRNVYKCARCYRAMARTKQTARKSTGGKAPRKQLATKAARKSAPATGGVKKPHRYRPGTVALREIRRYQKSTELLIRKLPFQRLVREIAQDFKTDLRFQSSAVMALQEASEAYLVGLFEDTNLCAIHAKRVTIMPKDIQLARRIRGERA is encoded by the exons ATGATCTCATTAACGCCCCCTGTTGTACAAGCTGCGTCTGGACATCATGTAAACCGGTGTCCACCTCTTCGGAACG TCTACAAGTGTGCACGTTGTTATAGAGCTATGGCCAGAACAAAGCAGACTGCGCGTAAATCCACCGGCGGGAAAGCGCCCCGCAAGCAGCTGGCTACTAAAGCTGCACGGAAGAGCGCTCCCGCTACCGGCGGAGTGAAGAAGCCTCATCGTTACCGCCCGGGCACAGTCGCTCTCCGTGAAATCCGCCGCTACCAGAAGTCCACGGAGCTTCTTATCCGTAAGCTGCCCTTCCAGCGCCTGGTGCGAGAGATCGCTCAGGACTTCAAGACCGATCTGCGCTTCCAGAGCTCAGCAGTCATGGCTCTGCAGGAGGCCAGCGAGGCTTATCTGGTCGGACTGTTTGAGGATACCAACCTGTGCGCCATCCACGCCAAGAGGGTCACCATCATGCCCAAAGACATTCAACTGGCCCGCAGGATCCGTGGGGAGAGGGCTTAG